The Anaeromusa acidaminophila DSM 3853 genome segment GAGATTCACCACATCAACAAGCTGAAAAATCTCAAGGGAAAGGAACAATGGGAGCGGGCTATGATTGCCCGCAAACGAAAAACTTTGGTAGTTTGCAAGTCCTGCCATAATGGAATTCATCATTCGTCATAGCGTAAATGGAAAGCCGTGTACATCGAGAGGTGTAAGCACGGTTTGGGGAGAGGGTGGAACAAACCTGTCGCAGTAATGCGGCAAGGCGGTACTTCCCTACTCTACATGAAGTTTCAAAGCATCGGCATACCGCCGGAGCAAGCGCAGTTTTTAGAAACGCGCAAGTTTCAGATTAATGAAATTGCCCGCATTTTCCGTATACCACCACATATGATTGGTGATCTTGAAAAATCCAGTTTTTCAAACATTGAACAGCAGTCGTTGGAGTTTGTTATGTACACGTTGGACCCGTGGGTGGTGCGTTGGGAGCAAGCAATACAACGAGCTTTGTTTACTGAAAAGGAGAAACGACAGTATTTTGTAAAATTTAATGTTGATGGACTTTTGCGCGGAGATTATCAGAGTAGGATGAATGGCTATGCTGTTGGTAGACAAAATGGCTGGCTATCGGCCAATGACATTAGGGAATTAGAAAATTTAAACCGTATACCAGAAGATTTAGGCGGTGACTTGTATCTTATTAATGGAAATATGACTAAGCTAGCAGATGCAGGAGCCTTTGCTAATAATAAGACCACAAAGATGGAGGGAAACACATGAGAAAGTTTTGGAACTGGGTAAAAAATGAAGCAGGTCGTACTTTACATTTTGATGGATATATTGCGCAAGACAGCTGGTTTGATGATGACATTACGCCAAAGAAATTTAAAGCAGAGCTTACTACATCGACAGACGATATCGCAGTTTGGCTCAATTCCCCAGGTGGCGATGTGTTTGCTGCCAGTCAAATCTATACCATGCTTAAAGAGTATGAAGGAAAAGTAACCGTTAAAATTGATGGTATTGCTGCGAGTGCAGCATCGGTTATTGCTATGGCAGGCGATGAAATTGTGATGTCGCCAGTTGCCATGATGATGATTCATAATCCGGCCACCGTTATCTTTGGAGAAGCAGGCGATCTTGCCAGTGGGATTAAGATGCTAACGGAAGTTAAAGAGAGTATAGTTAATGCATATGAAGAGCGGACTGGGTTATCACGAAGTAAAATTTCAAACATGATGGATGCAGAAACTTGGTTCAGTGCGAAAAAAGCAGTAGAACTTGGTTTTGCAGATAAAATCCTCTATGCACCTGAAGAAACGTCAGATGTAGCAGAGGGTTTTATTTTTGATCGAGTTACTGTCAC includes the following:
- a CDS encoding head maturation protease, ClpP-related, giving the protein MRKFWNWVKNEAGRTLHFDGYIAQDSWFDDDITPKKFKAELTTSTDDIAVWLNSPGGDVFAASQIYTMLKEYEGKVTVKIDGIAASAASVIAMAGDEIVMSPVAMMMIHNPATVIFGEAGDLASGIKMLTEVKESIVNAYEERTGLSRSKISNMMDAETWFSAKKAVELGFADKILYAPEETSDVAEGFIFDRVTVTNSFLRKLPKETVKVEAAIVGTSHQELMKRLELLK